The Chlorocebus sabaeus isolate Y175 chromosome 6, mChlSab1.0.hap1, whole genome shotgun sequence genome has a segment encoding these proteins:
- the KLK9 gene encoding kallikrein-9 — protein MKLGLLCALLSLLAGHGWADTRAIGAEECRPNSQPWQAGLFHLTRLFCGATLISDRWLLTAAHCRKPYLWVRLGEHHLWKWEGPEQLFRVTDFFPHPGFNKDLSANDHNDDIMLIRLPRKARLSPAVQPLNLSQTCVSPGTQCLISGWGAVSSPKALFPVTLQCANISILENKLCHWAYPGHISDSMLCAGLWEGGRGSCQGDSGGPLVCNGTLAGVVSGGAEPCSRPRRPAVYTSVCHYLDWIQEIMEN, from the exons ATGAAGCTGGGACTCCTCTGTGCTCTGCTCTCTCTGCTGGCAG GGCATGGCTGGGCAGACACCCGCGCCATCGGGGCCGAGGAATGTCGCCCCAACTCCCAGCCTTGGCAGGCTGGCCTCTTCCACCTCACCCGGCTCTTCTGTGGGGCGACCCTCATCAGTGACCGCTGGCTGCTCACAGCTGCCCACTGCCGCAAGCC GTATCTGTGGGTCCGCCTTGGAGAGCACCACCTCTGGAAATGGGAGGGTCCAGAGCAGCTGTTCCGGGTCACAGACTTCTTCCCCCACCCTGGCTTCAACAAGGACCTTAGTGCCAATGACCACAATGATGACATCATGCTGATCCGCCTGCCCAGGAAGGCACGTCTGAGTCCTGCTGTGCAGCCCCTCAACCTCAGCCAGACCTGTGTCTCCCCAGGCACGCAATGTCTCATATCAGGCTGGGGGGCCGTGTCCAGCCCCAAGG CGCTGTTTCCAGTCACACTGCAGTGTGCCAACATCAGCATCCTGGAGAACAAACTCTGTCACTGGGCATACCCCGGCCACATCTCGGACAGCATGCTCTGTGCGGGCCTGTGGGAGGGGGGCCGAGGCTCCTGCCAG GGTGACTCTGGGGGCCCCCTGGTTTGCAATGGAACCTTGGCAGGTGTGGTGTCTGGGGGTGCTGAGCCCTGCTCCAGACCCCGGCGTCCAGCAGTCTACACCAGCGTATGCCACTACCTTGACTGGATCCAAGAAATCATGGAGAACTGA
- the KLK10 gene encoding kallikrein-10: MRPPHLHLSAASGARALAKLLPLLMAQLWAAEAVLLPQNDTRLDPAAYGAPCARGSQPWQVSLFNGLSFHCAGVLVDQSWVLTAAHCGNKPLWARVGDDHLLLLQGEQLRRTTRSVVHPKYHQGSGPILPRRTDEHDLMLLKLARPVVPGPRVRALQLPYHCAQPGDQCQVAGWGTTAARRVKYNKGLTCSSVTILSPKECEVFYPGVVTNNMICAGLDRGQDPCQSDSGGPLVCDETLQGILSWGVYPCGSAQHPAVYTQICKYMSWINKVIRSN, translated from the exons ATGAGACCCCCGCACCTCCACCTCTCCGCCGCCTCTGGCGCTCGGGCTCTGGCGAAGCTGCTGCCGCTGCTGATGGCGCAACTCTGGG cCGCGGAGGCGGTGCTGCTTCCCCAAAACGACACGCGCTTGGACCCCGCAGCCTACGGCGCCCCGTGCGCGCGAGGCTCGCAGCCCTGGCAGGTCTCGCTCTTCAACGGCCTCTCGTTCCACTGCGCGGGTGTCCTGGTGGACCAGAGTTGGGTGCTGACGGCCGCGCACTGCGGGAACAA gccACTGTGGGCTCGAGTCGGGGATGACCACCTGCTGCTTCTTCAGGGCGAGCAGCTCCGCCGGACCACTCGCTCTGTTGTCCATCCCAAGTACCACCAGGGCTCAGGCCCCATCCTGCCAAGGCGAACAGATGAGCACGACCTCATGTTGCTGAAGCTGGCCAGGCCCGTAGTGCCGGGGCCCCGCGTCCGGGCCCTGCAGCTTCCctaccactgtgcccaacctggaGACCAGTGCCAGGTCGCTGGCTGGGGCACCACGGCCGCCCGGAGAG TGAAGTACAACAAGGGCCTGACGTGCTCCAGCGTCACTATCCTGAGCCCTAAAGAGTGTGAGGTCTTCTACCCTGGCGTGGTCACCAACAATATGATATGTGCTGGACTGGACCGGGGCCAGGACCCCTGCCAG AGTGACTCAGGAGGCCCCCTGGTCTGTGATGAGACCCTCCAAGGCATCCTCTCATGGGGTGTTTACCCCTGCGGCTCTGCCCAGCATCCAGCTGTCTACACCCAGATCTGCAAATATATGTCTTGGATCAATAAAGTCATACGCTCCAACTGA